A region of the Euwallacea similis isolate ESF13 chromosome 10, ESF131.1, whole genome shotgun sequence genome:
GTGGATTATCGAATGCTAAATGATATCGCCAAAAAAACAAAGGTTTCTTCTGGCAAGAATCGGCCATCTCATCGACAATGATGATGAGGCCGTCAGTAATGTTGACGGAGTAAGGTGAAGCTGACCGCAATGAGCGCACGATAAAGCATCACTTTCCACTGTTCAGGGCTAATAAGAGTGCGttaaaatcgaattaaaaTCAATTCTCTGACAAAAGTTCGCATTTCATACTTATTATAATGCGTAGCGCTCTTGGCTTTTTTGTATTAGTTTGCTGTATgctaataatgttttttaaattttagatcaCGTTGGAAAATTCATGTGCTTCTGCGGCAAAAGCTATAGCGCTCAAACGAACTTAAGACGGCACCAGCGCGAGCATGGAGACAAGAGCAACTACCATCTGTGCAAAATATGCAGTTACACTACTTATCGCCGAGATGTCATGAAAATCCACATGTTGCGAAACCACGAAAAACATTACAAGAAGTTGTGTCAATTGtgatttttacaattattaaaGTACCGGTTTTCGTTATCGAGAAAGTTGATAATTCCCAACTAGTTGTGATATGAAAACTAGTACCTTTATTTCGTAACTCACACCAGAAACGTCAATTGGTCTACAACAGTTCTGCAGACACGTTCGTTGAACAAGTTcaaatctcaaaatttttgcgatttgttAAGGGAcatcaaaattagaaaaaaaatcacgtccttttaggtttttttaagaagGATTTGAAATGGCAGAATTTTAGTGGGGTTTTCAAGAACTCATTTAGAATTGCAAAAGTGTCGAGCTGAATGTGAACTTTCAGAATTTCCTCAAGGAATGGAAGAATTTTCACTTGTACCTGCGCAATCTCAGAGATAAGAAAAAGTAAGAGTTTTCTGGATCTTAACCGGACTTTCACGTatcttcgaaaatattttcagaaactgTAAGAATTTTGCAGATTGGAGATCAGCACACAATTTTTCGGAgtttttcacattaaaaagCTTCGTAGATGTATCACGGAAATCCCGAAATTTCAAGTTCTTTGAGACTTTGGAGAATCTACTCAGGATTTTACAGATTTTCCCCCACCTTGAGGAATTTTCGAGGGGTCTCACGGTGTGTGATTTTTCTTCACACTTTCAAAATCGCATATGTTGGTCTAAATTTCTTCTTGAACCTCGAAGAGGGATGCTatatattttccagaaattcgGACCTAGAGCTTCTTCAAGTTTCCGGAAATAAAGAACTTTCCGTAAGTAAAACAATCATTGGCGTTCAAATTGAGATGCTAACCAGAACCACCAATAACAACCAGAAAACTTGCCAGCAACCTTACCACTCGTGcgcatttgaataatttccgGGCTCATTAACGTTACATTCATTTTAACCCCTATTAGGTGGTCTAATCCATGCTCCATCCTATTCTAACTGAATTTTCATCTGCAGGCAGCACAGTATACCCCTGTATGCAATGCGGGCGTAGCTACAAAGTCAAACGCTCCCTCTGGCGGCATCGCAAATACGAATGtcaaagaaatccaaaattCCAGTGCCCTCTGTGTTCATACAAGGCTAAACAAAAGTGCACGGTAGTAGCTCATGCAATGAGCAAACATCCCATCTTTAGATCTGGCAAATCTGACCTGTAATTACGGGTGCTATAGATGGAAAGGGATTTGTGTGTTTAAATGTACTAGATGGTGTTGCATGCCCTTAAAAGTGTGTATTAGACTCCCAGGGGTTAACTTTATAGGAACATGTGAGAGgaagattgaaatatttgttgacGTTGATTGATCTAATAATTCCATTGAACGTCGATTGGTCAAAAAAGATCTATTGGCcacaaattttattcttattcttaCATGTTCCTACAGAATCCGGCCAATGGATTCCACTACTTGTCAGTATTGGCCCACTGTGAGTGTCGAAGATTGATGTTCcttaataaatgttaaatcGTGGGAAGTAGAAtcaataattgaattattttcctttattggCCAGAGTAAAAAGACTGTAACATAGACCAAACGCTAGTACACAGGTACAACCAATACAAGTGGAAACAGGGCTCGTGCAAGTGCGAGAAGGATCGTACAAAGTTTAATATGTCTCCAACAAAGACCAACGATGTGGGTTGTGACTCTACTTTACTCCGCCCACGTTGGCCGCTAGCCTCGCAACCCACTTCGTTGATCTTTGTCGCAGACATATTAAAtcttatgcggtccttctcccacttgcacaatccctatgtttccacttgaactggtAATATGTATAGAGCAAGCTATTTCAATTTAGTGGTTAGTTATCCCAAGTTTCTATATGTTTGACGCGGCATCTCTGAAATTGAATTGtgaaaaatctaagaaaatcCAAGACGTGCGCTCAATAGAAACTTTTACTGACTTTCTTTTATGGGTACGACATTTCTGTTTGTTTGTACCAACTTTGCATCACAGTCTCTTTTCTGGACTAGGCCCAAGTGCCGACCGTTTCGTCCTGAACGGAAATTCGGGACGAAACAGTCATGGACAACTGTCGGGTTAGCTCATGCTAGGTTTCTACTCTCTAGTGCTCAATCATTGCATAAATTGATCATGTACAAAGTAATTTGAACACACaggattttcacatttttatgtGTGATCGACTGGAGCACTCCGAACACCAGTTTCGAATCTATTAATTCTCTTCAGTGAAGTTTTTCAGAATCTTTTTTTCACATTCATGATCGACTGGAGATGAACTGAACTGACGAAAGTTAAAAGATCATAAATGGGTTTTCTAGTAACTGACCTATAGACTTTTCAGGCATTCATACATGTTCTCAGTGCGATAAAGCATACAAGCACCTGGCTACCCTCAAGAGGCATGCGAAATACGAGTGCAACAAGAAACCCAGCTTTAAATGCCCCTACTGCGCATATGCTTGCAAGCAAAAGTACACTTTAGTGGGGCATGTCCGTATCAATCATTTGCCAGAGTACGACAATTTTGTCAACATTGTTTACAAAATGATACCCAATTGATATTGCTCTTGCAGTACAGGGTTTTCCCCCCTACAGCTTCACCGGTAAGtcctagaaaaaaattttaaattcagatACTGCATAATTTCATCCCGATTACCTCTTAGGACTGACGAAAGAGACAAATACCTAATTGCCTCTCCCTATTTATAAAGACTCTTGAAAAGAATTAAATGCTCAAGTCGCTTTATttctttcctttattttttgatactcCGAATTGTATAGGATGTCGCACAAATCCAGCACTGTAATATAATCTTGTTGACCGGAATCACTGACTAAGGAAGGATTTTTCCCCTTGTAGCTGAAAATCGCTCTTATTACTTTCAACAATCTTATTCATGAAACCAAACGGATCtctaaaaaatcatttgaatatATCATCCTGAATCTAAAATGTAAGGATTTCTGAGTAATCTGGAATGCTGTGAAGACACTTTGGGATTTCTGAGTCGCCTTTGAGGACATATCCAAGTTTTAGTTTCCTTTAATACTTAACCGATTTTCTCTTCAACGATAAGGAAATTAATGGTGGATTCTCTCAATTCCAGGTAAGATCTCCCTTAAAATTGCCTATTTCAGAGATGTGAATGCAAAATAGTCGACAAAACGTAAACCCATTATACTAACATACCAAATCATTGTAGATATCGATAGTAACTGCCTGTTGAAGTCCGATGGAAGGTTCGCCTGCAAGAGATGTTTGAACTCCTACATGCAAATTACCAATCTTAGGCGTCATGTGAAGTACGAGTGTGGCGTCCCACCGCGCTTTAGTTGCCCAATCTGTAACAAGAAATTCGTTTATAAGTTCAGATTAAAGCAACATATTATGATGGCCCACGGAGGGTTCAATTAATCAGATCTAACTAAATATATGCTCGAGGGTCTGCTTTAGGCATACATTTAGTTTATATTAAAGTACCGGCGATATCTCAGAAAATCTTTACTGAATGATGATTAGAAGCCAAATCGAACATGGAGACTGACTAAAGGTATTCTCCAGTTTTTCCCACAATCGCTGCAGGGAATAACTGAAtagaaaatactgaaaattaaaatttgtcattAATTTTGGATTTGTCCAATTTATTTACTTCGAATCTCACGAAGTAGTCGATATCGAAACCTAAATTTTCCCGCCCGTCAAGGGTTAGTGGTGTTTCCACGTAACCCTGAGGCATTTAGCTCGGCGCGCTAAAAAACCCACACTTCCGCTCcattttctttggaaaaaccTGGCATTCAAATCAAGATTCAGATTCCTTTATAGTCTCGCCTGTTAACCGTGTAATTACCGCAAAATTTGACGTgaattcttatttatttttaacacgaTGCAATCGTATAAGCTTCACCTATGAGACCTATGTAGTGTACTAGTTAGGTACTTAAGTAGCACGTACCAGTAACATCATAGATATGTATTTGCTTGACATAGCCTCATTATTATTCTGTACTTACTAATTTTCTAGTGCTCAGATACCAATGCAAACGGTGCTCAAAAACGTACAAAACCTTGAATACCCTTAGGACCCATAGGTATCTGGACTGTAACAAAGCAAAGCACCGGTGCCAGTATTGTGGTAACCAATTTAGCCGAAAATGGGACTTGGGAAAACACGTTAAATCCAAACATAAGATGGTGTCTAATTAGTAAGTTTTAGAgattaataaatcatttgttcTTAAATAGAAAAGCGGTTCTTTGTTGGTACAATTAATTAATCTAGTTGAAGGCCAAAAATAGGATTTGttgaacaacaaataaattatctgacaattttacaataaacCCTTTAAAACAGTAGccatttttcagaatttaagCGGTTCCACTGTTCTTGCGGCAGGAGCTACAAGAACCCAGAGAGTCTTTGCAGGCACAGAAGGGAATGTGGCACTGAAAAGCAACTGCAATGTCCACATTGTTCATACAAATCGCACAGAAACGACAATCTGAGAAGGCACATGTTGACCCACTTCGAGAAACTGGGAAAAGTATTCAGTTAGTCGCATGTTTATTTCcgataattcaaaattcaatgttcAATGTTACTTTGTGCTAGcttaatatatattttgagcTAAATTTTGTTGGACTCTTTTACCATTAGCACCGCTGGCACCGATTGTGCTAAATGTCTTTCATGGTGCATAgtgaaaaatctaataatcaTTCGTCTCCAATGAGTTCCATGCTAAACGACAATCAAATGATACTCcttttctcgaaattttctTCAAGGTATAATAacatgtttcaaatttttttagccCCTGAGCCGAAGTTCTTCGGCGGCAAAGCTAATGgcgataaaaaatttcaatgctCCACCTGTGAGAAAAGCTACAGACATCGAGCCTCTTTGTATAATCACACCAAATTTGAGTgcagaaaagagaaaaacctcaCTTGTCCTAATGCAATGTGCCCCTATAAGACGAAACGGAAATGTAGCCTGAAACAGCACATGTCCATGATCCACGGACAATTATTGTACTGATCACATTAAATAGCTTTGTTAAAATCTGGTTTAATCTTAGAGAGGTTGGTACTTGAAGAGTAGTCTTTGGAGGTGTGAGAAACGCAATGAATCACCCCACGTACCAATTCCCATATTATAAAGCCCCCATTTCCACCCACCCAACGCAccaaatatatgtatgtatattgtCTACTGTGGTTTCTTTCGTTCCTCGTAGATTTGTTATAATTATCTTAGTACTAGCCTAATCAActtcgaaataaatttaaaaaaaagacttAACAAACTAGGGACCAAAAACAAGTATTTACCTTCTATTTATCTTTTGCTTTCTGTTTGATTTTTAGCCACATTTGCCTGTGATGTATGCCCAAAATCGTACCGCAGCTTCGCCTCTTTAAGGTACCACCAAAAGTACGAGTGTGGAAGAACTGCGAAGTTTAAGTGTTTGAAGTGCGCTTATATCTCGAAGAGGAAGTACCACATGAAAGTGCACGTGACGAAAAAGCATGCCAACGTTGTAGGGTATTGGAAAGATCAAAATTGTTACTATGAGGTTTTACCTCAATAAACTTTTCGTtgatcctttttttattttttcaaaagctTTTTTGGAGAATTAAATACGCAATTCTTTGGTTAATTCAAGTTAAACACCATGACGAAAAGTACCCGAGGAGCAACAGGATTGAAAGCAAAAATCATATTAATCGTCTCGATAAGCTGTCTCAGCCTACGCTGGACGAGTTGCCCTCTTTCTTTCAGTTCCCGAGACATCGACTAagtttaatattgaaattctCGATTTTTAAAGTGGCTCGAAATGAAGGTTCTTCAAAACGTATTTTTAAGACTCCAGAGGCAGAATTGAGGCATTCAGAATCAATATTGGGATCTATGTCTATCGATCAGAGCAATAAACATCATCTATATagcttaaaaattctgaaaatttccaaagggaCGAATGGTACCAAATTTGTACCAATTTTTAAGCTCGACACGAACTATACGAGAATTGCTCAAAATGTCGATTTTCAGAATTGAAACATcgataccaaaaaaaaaaaaaatgagtatattctagtggaaaaatgtattttttgttcgactgaatcatttttattatcattttagattaatctttaaaatatgtgaatttttattttccattaattatatttttttagtacttTAAGTGATGTGTTATTTTAAACGCGCCGCTCTAATTTTCGTTGATATCTAGAAAACgagaagttttagaaaaaaacttttccggcgaaaaatacttaattttttaagctcgttgtaaatttaccaaaaaaaaatggttgttccattaaagaaaaaacaaagtggGCCttgaaatgtcctttaaatgTTCTTGAGCAAAAATTTCCTTATGTGCGTTGAACGTCCCTTCTCGTCACAAacaatgtttatttgaaactttttttattttaaatttgatttcgaAGAAAATCGCTTGTGTCACTTTAAacgaaacaccctgtatataatatataatacacACATTTTCCAATGTAAGCTTTTTCCGGCAGAGGAGGGAACACCGAATCGCAGTTCGAAGGCGATTACAGTTGATGAGAAGTGACTCAATTCCCTGTTTATTTCTAGAAATTAGTGTAGAACAACTAggattaaaaatgaatacGAAATTGCGAATACCAATTAACACA
Encoded here:
- the LOC136411624 gene encoding zinc finger protein 667-like; this encodes MDGQYSHDSSVDRPMADRLYRQSESYNAITRMMSSHSANKEQAAADAVAEYHVGKFMCFCGKSYSAQTNLRRHQREHGDKSNYHLCKICSYTTYRRDVMKIHMLRNHEKHYKKLCQFVELNVNFQNFLKEWKNFHLYLRNLRDKKKNCKNFADWRSAHNFSEFFTLKSFVDVSRKSRNFKFFETLENLLRILQIFPHLEEFSRGLTNPANGFHYLSVLAHCIHTCSQCDKAYKHLATLKRHAKYECNKKPSFKCPYCAYACKQKYTLVGHVLQGFPPYSFTGIPLGPIGIWTVTKQSTGASIVVTNLAENGTWENTLNPNIRWCLIKFKRFHCSCGRSYKNPESLCRHRRECGTEKQLQCPHCSYKSHRNDNLRRHMLTHFEKLGKVFS